In Silene latifolia isolate original U9 population chromosome X, ASM4854445v1, whole genome shotgun sequence, the following proteins share a genomic window:
- the LOC141621034 gene encoding protein neprosin-like has protein sequence MSRVTSSFVILASLFFFINFVASSLITTIKLENGQTFKCVDFHKQPAFRNSSLGLQVLSNLAKLQRQKSVSGLGLGSRRCPIGTVPILDRSNQLIANREAPEPHPRPRLHAKEHCSAKVRTIADPNKKFFGAAGAIAIYKPDVPGNQWSSARIRVLNGGDSIEAGWMVNPGEFKDNEAHLYASFSVSKWKRMH, from the exons ATGTCGAGAGTAACTTCATCCTTTGTTATTTTggcttctttatttttctttataaaTTTTGTCGCATCGTCGCTTATTACTACAATTAAG TTGGAGAATGGACAAACATTCAAGTGTGTGGATTTCCATAAACAACCCGCTTTTCGCAATTCCTCGTTAGGCCTCCAG GTTCTGTCGAACTTGGCAAAACTTCAACGTCAAAAAAGTGTAAGCGGACTTGGACTTGGTAGTCGTCGATGTCCTATTGGAACGGTTCCAATATTAGATCGATCTAATCAGTTAATCGCAAATCGTGAAGCTCCCGAGCCACACCCCCGACCTCGTCTTCATGCTAAAGAACATTGC AGTGCCAAAGTTCGTACAATTGCTGATCCGAACAAGAAATTCTTTGGAGCGGCTGGAGCTATTGCTATTTATAAACCTGATGTTCCGGGTAATCAATGGTCCTCAGCTCGAATCAGAGTTCTTAATGGGGGCGATAGCATAGAAGCTGGATGGATG GTTAATCCGGGTGAGTTCAAGGATAACGAAGCTCATCTTTATGCGAGTTTTAGTGTAA GCAAATGGAAAAGGATGCATTAA
- the LOC141621035 gene encoding protein neprosin-like — MDYQLLLFNLCDLFVVDDYGVDDDLAKLVLELGVPSISNVHLVKDRGNSLFREGNFILAARHYTQALKLLENGQTFKCVDFHKQPAFRDSSLGLQVVSNLTKLQHQESVSGLGLGSRQCPIGTVPILDRPNHFVTYPEVPQPQSGPPHAKRHCSAKVRTRANPSKKFFGAAGALSIYKPNVPGNQWSSARIRLLNGGNIIEAGWMINPSEFKNNEAHLYASFNVNGKGCINLDCPGFVQVSRDVPLGITPNEYSSREKQIVWDLAIDKDKDGNWWLSITSKRIPIGYWPKSLFSSLKDAANQVEFGGEINNPNAIDPPTPMGNGRKADYDTTLSACFYQATVVDGSRTRVNPPDTEKYTDCSDLYTVLDGGHQDDPKLGRLIFYGGPGPIIESHI, encoded by the exons ATGGATTATCAACTCTTGCTTTTTAATCTTTGTGATTTGTTTGTGGTGGATGATTATGGTGTCGATGATGACCTTGCTAAATTGGTTTTGGAATTGGGGGTACCATCCATCTCTAATGTCCATTTGGTGAAAGATAGGGGTAACTCCCTTTTCAGGGAAGGGAATTTCATTTTGGCTGCTCGTCACTACACTCAAGCCCTTAAACTC TTGGAGAATGGACAAACATTCAAGTGTGTGGATTTCCATAAACAACCTGCTTTTCGCGATTCCTCGTTAGGCCTCCAG GTTGTGTCGAACTTGACAAAACTTCAACATCAAGAAAGTGTAAGCGGTCTTGGACTTGGAAGTCGTCAATGTCCTATTGGAACGGTTCCAATATTAGATCGACCTAACCATTTTGTTACATATCCTGAGGTTCCCCAGCCTCAATCGGGACCTCCTCATGCTAAAAGACACTGC AGTGCCAAAGTTCGGACAAGAGCTAATCCAAGCAAGAAATTCTTTGGAGCAGCGGGTGCTTTATCCATTTATAAACCTAACGTACCGGGTAACCAATGGTCCTCTGCTCGAATCAGACTTCTTAATGGGGGCAATATAATTGAAGCTGGATGGATG ATTAATCCAAGTGAGTTCAAAAATAATGAAGCTCATCTTTATGCGAGTTTTAAT GTAAATGGGAAAGGATGTATTAATTTAGATTGCCCTGGCTTCGTACAAGTATCACGCGATGTCCCATTGGGCATAACTCCAAATGAATATTCTAGTAGGGAGAAGCAAATTGTTTGGGACTTGGCAATTGACAAG GATAAAGACGGAAACTGGTGGCTATCAATTACAAGCAAAAGAATTCCAATTGGATATTGGCCTAAAAGTTTATTCTCATCGCTAAAAGACGCAGCTAATCAAGTTGAATTCGGAGGAGAGATCAATAATCCAAACGCAATAGACCCTCCAACTCCAATGGGAAATGGACGGAAGGCCGACTATGATACTACCCTCTCAGCTTGTTTTTACCAAGCTACTGTTGTTGATGGGAGTAGAACTAGAGTCAATCCACCGGATACAGAAAAATACACTGATTGCTCCGACTTATATACAGTTCTCGATGGTGGTCATCAAGATGATCCTAAGTTAGGCCGCCTTATTTTCTATGGTGGCCCTGGTCCTATTATTGAGTCTCACATTtaa